A window of the Dunckerocampus dactyliophorus isolate RoL2022-P2 chromosome 19, RoL_Ddac_1.1, whole genome shotgun sequence genome harbors these coding sequences:
- the otofa gene encoding otoferlin isoform X7, producing the protein MMSLTVHLKSVTNLKGKGDRMAKVTFRGLSFYSHVAVNCEEVAHFNETFRWPIASRLDGSEMLEIQVYNYSKVFTNRLVGTFCMVLQKVAEEGQLELTDTLVDDNNTSINTSVTLDIRYLSMEGTMGMWHNGELLDVPDDRDGVFTFETESLLSGHSHGSGASAGLSLQGSIATFRKAARGVSSVMKLGKIKSSKDDPKKGDEPAVLDMVDLDKKAMRLAGMLEPDAISLASVTAVTTNISNKRSKPDIKMEPSSGRPVDYQISITIVEARQLIGLNMDPVVCVEIGDEKKYTSMKESTNCPYYNEYFVFDFHVPPDVMFDKIIKLSVIHSKNLLRSGTLVGTFKMDVGTVYSQPEHQFYHKWAILSDPDDITAGCKGYLKCDIAVVGKGDNIKTPHKANETDEDDIEGNLLLPEGIPAERQWARFYVKIYRAEGLPKMNTNIMANVKKALIGENRDLVDPYVQVHFSGQKGKTSVQKSSYEPIWNEQIIFTELFPPLCKRMKVQIRDSDKVNDVAIGTHFIDLRKISNDGDKGFLPTLGPAWVNMYGSTRQYTLMDEHQDLNDGLGEGVSFRARLLLSIAVEILDTTSPEIISSTDVQMESVSNISESATGKMEEFFLFGAFLEATMIDRKIGDKSITFEITIGNYGNQIDGTSKPSSSKKKNKDGESDEEESELIQNSSDEEADEERDLVSISSTPLMRPVITDRNYFHLPYFEKKPCVYIKSWWQDQRRRLYNSNMMDKIADKLEEGLNDVQEIIKTEKAFPERRLRGVLEELSIGCSRFVHLANKDINQAGRTKLDRERLKSCMREMDNMGQQGKQMRTQVKKNTVKDKIKLVQNFLQRLRFLADEPQHSIPDVFVWMMSNNKRIAYARIPSKDILYSVVDEETGKDCGKVKAVFLKLPGKKGFGPAGWTVQAKLELYLWLGLKKQKKEFLSGLPNGFEEVKVAKAGPSLHSAPPVSLVYDMKQVFQLRAHMYQARSLFAADNSGLSDPFARVFFSTHSQVTEILSETLCPTWDQLLVFDDVELFGEASELRDDPPIIVVEIYDQDTVGKAEFIGRTFAKPTIKMCDEHYGPPRFPPQLEYYQIYRGNCTAGELLAAFELLQIPFDGEEIRRALIAVHNFAVPQIKIGQGGTADLPPLEGPTDSERGPIVPVPLGIRPVLSRYRIEVLFWGLRDLKRINLAQVDRPRVDIECAGRGVQSVLIQNYKKNPNFSTLVKWFEVDLPENELLHPPLNIRVVDCRAFGRNTLVGSHAVTCLRRFIYCAPDKSSNNWGSAAKLMNGYMVLTNGGSQPRFSPSVSSRTFSRSTGDIIVNMEPEPAVRKMDTFVKLEATSDAVVKVDMIEEESDKEKKKKKKKKKGGVEEEEETDESVLDWWSKYFASIETLKETLRAQEEAQAEAEEREDLEIAIEAADIKSDDLVRKGSRTKEKYKDKKSSKDKKKGHGVDGAEKPTIKAKVDELLVYNKELETEYGNFEDWLHTFSLFRGKAGDDDEHALDDDRIVGRFKGSLCMYKLPLSEEISRDAGFDPNMGMFQSIPHNDPINVLVRVYVVRATDLHPADINGKADPYIVIKLGKTEVKDKENYISKQLNPVFGKSFDIEATFPMKSMLTVSVYDWDLVGTDDLIGETKIDLENRFYSKYRATCGISSSYSLHGYNVWRDPMKPSQILAKLCKEGKIDPPQYGPGGKVKVANRIFIGPTEIEDENGLKKQTEEHLALTVLNHWEEVPRVGCRLVPEHVETRPLLNPDKPGIEQGRIEMWVDMFPMDMPAPGPAIDISPRKPKSFELRVIIWNTDDVILEDDAFLTGEKMSDIYVRGWLKGQQEDRQDTDVHYHSLTGEGNFNWRFVFPFDYLMAEEKIVISKKESMFSWDETEYKIPPRLTLQVWDADHFSADDFLGAIELDLNRFPRGAKTSKQCSIDMIRNEQELPAISIFKQKRVKGWWPFVARDENDEMELTGKVEAELHLVTAEEAEKSPVGLGRNEPDPLEKPNRPDTSFMWFLGPLKSIRYFLWHNYRWLILKVLGLILLLFMLGIFLYSFPGYLVKKMLGA; encoded by the exons AGCAGCGAGGGGAGTGTCTTCAGTCATGAAGCTTGGCAAGATCAAGAGCTCGAAGGATGATCCCAAGAAAGGAG ATGAGCCGGCAGTCCTGGATATGGTGGATCTGGACAAGAAGGCGATGCGTCTCGCAGGAATGCTGGAACCAGACGCTATCTCACTGGCTTCAGTCACTGCCGTCACCACCAACATCTCCAATAAGAG GTCAAAGCCAGATATCAAAATGGAGCCCAGCTCTGGACGACCAGTGGATTACCAG ATTAGCATTACGATTGTCGAGGCGCGGCAACTAATTGGTTTGAACATGGACCCTGTGGTGTGTGTGGAGATTGGAGATGAAAAGAAGTACACGTCAATGAAGGAGTCAACCAATTGTCCCTACTACAACGAG TATTTTGTCTTTGACTTCCACGTTCCTCCTGATGTCATGTTTGATAAGATCATTAAGTTGTCG GTCATTCACTCTAAAAACCTTCTCCGGAGCGGAACGCTGGTGGGAACCTTCAAGATGGATGTTGGCACTGTTTATTCTCAGCCTG AACACCAGTTCTACCACAAGTGGGCCATCTTGTCTGACCCTGATGACATCACGGCGGGCTGCAAAGGATATCTAAAGTGTGACATCGCGGTGGTCGGGAAGGGAGACAACATCAAGACCCCGCACAAGGCCAACGAGACTGACGAGGATGACATCGAGGG CAACCTTCTTCTCCCAGAAGGCATCCCTGCAGAGCGGCAGTGGGCGAGGTTCTACGTGAAGATCTACCGTGCCGAGGGCCTTCCAAAAATGAACACCAACATCATGGCCAATGTGAAGAAGGCTCTAATTGGAGAGAACCGAGACCTGGTGGATCCCTACGTTCAAGTGCACTTCTCTGGGCAGAAA GGGAAGACTTCAGTCCAGAAAAGCAGTTATGAACCCATCTGGAACGAGCAAATTATCTTCACAGAGCTCTTCCCTCCGCTCTGCAAACGCATGAAGGTCCAAATCCGTGATTCCGATAAGGTCAATGACGTTGCTATCGGAACCCACTTTATTGACCTCCGCAAAATATCCAATGATGGCGACAAAG GGTTCTTGCCCACCTTGGGTCCAGCTTGGGTCAATATGTACGGCTCCACACGCCAGTACACCCTGATGGACGAGCACCAGGACTTGAATGACGGCCTGGGAGAAGGCGTGTCCTTCCGTGCCCGACTGTTGCTCTCTATTGCCGTGGAGATCCTGGACACAACGTCTCCAGAGATCATCAGCTCCACCGATGTGCAGATGGAGTCTGTCTCCAACATTTCTGAG AGCGCCACGGGCAAAATGGAGGAGTTCTTCCTCTTCGGCGCCTTCCTGGAGGCCACCATGATAGACCGAAAAATTGGGGACAAGTCGATTACTTTTGAGATCACAATTG GTAACTATGGCAACCAGATAGACGGAACGAGCAAACCGTCGTCATcgaaaaagaagaataaagatggTGAAAGCGATGAAGAAGAGAGCGAGCTCATCCAGAACTCCAGCGACGAGGAGGCGGACGAGGAAAGGGACCTGGTGTCGATCTCCTCCACCCCTCTCATGAGGCCTGTCATTACAGACAG GAATTACTTCCACCTTCCCTACTTTGAGAAGAAACCGTGTGTGTACATCAAAAGCTGGTGGCAGGACCAAAGACGACGATTGTACAACTCCAACATGATGGACAAGATCGCTGACAAGCTG GAGGAGGGTCTCAATGACGTTCAGGAGATCATTAAGACAGAGAAGGCTTTTCCAGAGCGCCGACTCAGGGGAGTTCTGGAGGAACTGAGCATTGGCTGCAG TCGGTTTGTACATTTGGCCAACAAGGACATAAACCAGGCAGGCAGAACCAAACTGGACCGAGAAAGACTCAAGtcctgcatgagagaaatg GACAACATGGGTCAGCAAGGCAAACAGATGAGGACGCAAGTGAAGAAAAACACagtgaaagacaaaataaagctTGTGCAAAACTTCCTGCAGAGACTTCGCTTCCTTGCTGATGAG CCACAGCACAGCATCCCCGACGTCTTtgtgtggatgatgagcaacaATAAGCGCATTGCATATGCCCGAATTCCCTCCAAAGACATTCTCTACTCCGTCGTGGATGAGGAGACAGGAAAAGACTGCGGTAAAGTCAAAGCCGTTTTTCTCAAG TTACCTGGTAAAAAAGGCTTCGGCCCTGCTGGTTGGACCGTTCAGGCTAAGCTTGAGCTGTACTTATGGCTTGGCctcaagaagcaaaagaaagaaTTCCTCAGTGGTTTGCCTAATGGTTTTGAGGAGGTTAAAGTTGCGAAAGCGGGCCCTTCTCTTCACTCAGCGCCCCCTGTCAGCCTCGTGTATGACA TGAAGCAGGTCTTCCAGTTGAGAGCGCACATGTATCAGGCTCGAAGTTTGTTTGCAGCCGACAACAGCGGACTTTCCGACCCCTTCGCCAGAGTCTTCTTCTCCACGCATAGCCAGGTCACTGAG ATTCTGAGTGAGACCCTTTGCCCTACGTGGGACCAGCTGCTGGTTTTTGACGACGTGGAGCTGTTTGGGGAAGCCAGTGAGCTGAGAGATGACCCGCCAATCATTGTGGTTGAAATTTACGACCAAGACACCGTG GGAAAGGCAGAGTTCATAGGTCGGACATTCGCCAAGCCGACTATTAAGATGTGTGATGAGCACTACGGCCCTCCGAGGTTCCCACCACAGTTGGAGTACTACCAGATTTACAGAGGGAACTGCACTGCAGGAGAACTGCTGGCTGCCTTTGAGCTGCTTCAG ATACCTTTCGATGGAGAGGAGATAAGGCGAGCTCTGATTGCTGTCCATAACTTTGCTGTTCCTCAGATAAAG ATTGGCCAAGGAGGGACAGCCGACCTTCCCCCTCTTGAAGGACCAACAGACTCAGAGCGAGGACCAATTGTCCCGGTGCCACTGGGGATCCGGCCTGTCCTGAGTCGCTACCGCATAGAG GTTTTGTTTTGGGGGCTAAGGGACCTTAAGAGGATTAACCTGGCCCAGGTGGATCGGCCCCGTGTGGACATTGAGTGTGCAGGGAGAGGGGTTCAGTCTGTCCTTAtccaaaattacaagaagaacccAAATTTCAGCACTTTGGTCAAATGGTTTGAAGTG GACCTCCCAGAGAATGAGCTTCTTCACCCTCCGCTCAACATCAGGGTGGTGGACTGCCGGGCGTTTGGTCGCAACACCCTGGTTGGTTCCCATGCTGTCACATGTCTGAGGCGGTTCATCTACTGTGCTCCAGACAAGTCGTCTAATAACTGGGGCAGCGCAG CTAAACTAATGAATGGCTACATGGTCCTAACCAATGGTGGCTCCCAGCCTCGCTTCTCACCCAGTGTTTCCTCGCGCACTTTCTCTCGCTCCACAGGTGACATCATCGTCAACATGGAGCCCGAGCCTGCGGTCCGCAAAATGGATACGTTTGTCAAGTTAGAAGCT ACATCTGACGCTGTTGTAAAAGTTGACATG ATTGAGGAAGAGAGCGAcaaagagaaaaagaagaaaaagaagaaaaagaagggaggagtggaggaagaggaagagacaGACGAGAGCGTGTTAGATTGGTGGTCCAAATATTTTGCTTCAATAGAGACATTAAAAGAG ACGCTCAGAGCTCAGGAAGAAGCTCAGGCCGAAGCGGAGGAGAGAGAAGACCTGGAGATTGCAATAGAGGCGGCAG ATATCAAATCTGATGACCTTGTTCGGAAAGGCTCCAGGACAAAGGAAAAGTACAAGGACAAGAAAAGCTCCAAGGATAAGAAGAAGGGTCATGGTGTGGATGGAGCTGAGAAACCGACAATTAAAGCAAAAGTGGACGAGTTATTG GTGTACAACAAGGAGCTGGAGACTGAATACGGAAACTTTGAAGACTGGCTGCACACTTTCAGCCTGTTCAGAGGGAAAGCCGGTGATGACGACGAACATGCACTAGATGATGACAGAATTGTTGGACGTTTTAAG GGTTCCCTGTGTATGTACAAGCTACCATTGTCAGAGGAGATCTCAAGAGATGCAGGATTTGATCCAAACATGGGCATGTTCCAGAGCATTCCTCATAATGACCCCATCAATGTGCTTGTTCGAGTGTATGTGGTCAGG GCTACAGATCTGCATCCTGCAGACATCAATGGCAAGGCGGACCCATATATCGTCATCAAGCTAGGAAAGACAGAAGTCAAGGACAAAGAGAACTACATCTCCAAGCAGCTCAATCCTGTATTTGGCAA GTCATTTGACATCGAAGCAACATTCCCCATGAAGTCCATGCTGACAGTTTCCGTTTACGACTGGGATCTGGTTGGCACAGACGACCTGATTGGAGAGACAAAGATCGACTTGGAGAATCGCTTTTATAGTAAATACAGAGCCACCTGTGGCATTTCATCCAGCTACTCCCT CCATGGATACAATGTGTGGCGTGATCCCATGAAGCCTAGCCAGATCCTAGCAAAGCTGTGTAAGGAAGGCAAGATTGATCCCCCCCAGTACGGCCCTGGAGGAAAAGTCAAGGTGGCGAACCGTATCTTCATTGGACCAACAGAGATTGAGGATGAAAACG GTCTAAAGAAGCAAACAGAGGAACATTTAGCTCTGACCGTGCTAAACCACTGGGAGGAGGTCCCCCGGGTGGGCTGTCGGCTTGTCCCGGAACATGTGGAGACAAGACCCCTGCTGAACCCTGACAAGCCCGGCATCGAGCAG GGTCGCATCGAAATGTGGGTGGACATGTTTCCGATGGACATGCCAGCTCCCGGACCTGCCATCGACATTTCACCCCGAAAGCCTAAAAG CTTTGAGCTACGTGTTATTATTTGGAACACTGATGACGTAATTCTAGAGGACGATGCTTTCCTGACAGGAGAGAAGATGTCTGACATCTATGTCAGGGG GTGGCTGAAAGGGCAGCAGGAGGACAGACAGGACACAGACGTCCACTACCACTCCTTGACCGGGGAGGGTAACTTCAACTGGCGCTTCGTCTTCCCGTTCGATTACCTCATGGCGGAGGAAAAGATCGTCATCTCCAAGAAAGAATCCATGTTCTCTTGGGACGAGACTGAATATAAGATCCCCCCTCGCCTCACGCTACAGGTGTGGGATGCCGACCACTTCTCTGCTGATGACTTCCTGG GTGCGATTGAGCTGGATCTGAACCGGTTCCCTCGAGGGGCGAAGACGTCCAAGCAGTGCTCCATCGACATGATCCGAAATGAGCAAGAACTTCCTGCTATTTCCATCTTCAAGCAAAAGAGGGTGAAGGGATGGTGGCCGTTTGTGGCCCGGGATGAGAACGATGAGATGGAGTTGACG GGCAAAGTCGAGGCTGAACTTCATCTGGTGACAGCAGAAGAGGCGGAGAAAAGTCCCGTGGGACTGGGACGAAACGAGCCTGATCCACTGGAGAAACCAAA TCGCCCGGATACAAGCTTCATGTGGTTTCTGGGCCCTTTGAAGTCCATTCGCTACTTCCTGTGGCACAACTACCGCTGGCTGATCCTCAAGGTTCTGGGCCTCATCCTGCTGCTGTTCATGTTGGGCATCTTCCTCTACTCCTTCCCTGGCTACCTGGTCAAGAAGATGCTGGGGGCCTAA